In Deltaproteobacteria bacterium, a single window of DNA contains:
- a CDS encoding response regulator, whose protein sequence is MVIHVSVDEDTDTHALLRFAVSDTGIGIPADRMDRLFQTFSQVDTSSTRKYGGTGLGLAISKKLAQLMGGGVGVESEVGKGSTFWFTARLEKRPAAAAPAKATRTDLHGLRALVVDDNQTNRTILQHQLSAWGMEVELADGGAQALAILDQAKQEGRSFHIGVLDWQMPEMDGLTLARAIRTRSELKSMQLAFLTSVGQRGEGMRAREAGIQAYLTKPVRQAQLFECLCLLASQVEQKATPTSKALITQHTLTDHKGYAPILVVEDNQINQTIVVRLLERLGYRADVASNGREGVEAMSRREYAAVLMDCQMPEMDGFEATAHIRASELETGRHTPIIAVTAHDLPGDRERCLNAGMDAYIPKPVNIDLLKTTLNTWVPKPTTSESDPIIAPVRRLRLPTTSTEVAPQLTPQARKILLAEDNVVNQKLAQRLLTKLGYEVDIVGTGRGVLEALARESYPLVLMDCQMPEMDGFEATQQIRISNTQTNTHTIIVALTAHAIKGDRERCLEAGMDDYLTKPIDRDALQGVLEKWIGKPVKASPVEEGGATPEIAGAAPETTEVAPTMAQQPVTPAVTPVKVGEAPLDVTTALQMVEGDHELLAEMAELFLQDYPEHLAQIYQALVHRDKQSLSSAAHTLKGAAGNFAAGPTCAAAATLEKMGRAGDFSQVSLVIDELEAALSQLAPALERIKRGDLAPAAAPSAPQDDTGDAAAALRTGEAA, encoded by the coding sequence GTGGTCATTCACGTGTCGGTTGACGAAGACACCGACACCCATGCGCTGCTACGCTTCGCAGTCTCGGACACAGGAATTGGTATCCCGGCTGATCGGATGGACCGGCTCTTCCAGACATTCTCACAAGTTGATACATCGTCGACTCGAAAATACGGTGGGACCGGCCTTGGTCTCGCTATCTCGAAGAAACTGGCACAGCTGATGGGAGGGGGCGTTGGCGTTGAGAGTGAGGTTGGCAAGGGAAGTACATTTTGGTTTACCGCTCGGCTGGAGAAACGGCCAGCCGCAGCAGCTCCTGCCAAAGCCACACGAACGGACCTCCATGGTCTTCGTGCCTTAGTTGTGGACGATAACCAAACCAATCGCACGATCCTGCAACATCAACTCTCGGCTTGGGGGATGGAAGTGGAATTGGCCGACGGCGGAGCACAAGCACTGGCCATTCTCGACCAAGCCAAACAAGAGGGGCGGAGTTTTCATATTGGCGTGCTTGACTGGCAGATGCCAGAAATGGATGGGCTCACCCTGGCTCGGGCTATCCGTACACGTTCGGAACTGAAGTCTATGCAACTTGCGTTTCTCACCTCAGTTGGGCAACGCGGTGAAGGGATGCGAGCACGCGAAGCTGGTATTCAAGCGTACCTCACTAAGCCAGTGCGACAAGCGCAACTGTTCGAGTGCTTATGTTTGCTGGCGAGTCAGGTCGAACAGAAGGCGACCCCTACCAGTAAAGCGCTCATCACGCAGCACACGTTAACTGACCATAAGGGGTATGCTCCGATTCTGGTGGTCGAGGACAATCAGATCAATCAAACGATTGTTGTCCGTTTGTTGGAACGTCTTGGGTACCGGGCTGATGTGGCGAGTAATGGTCGTGAAGGAGTCGAGGCCATGAGCCGACGAGAATACGCTGCCGTGCTCATGGACTGTCAAATGCCGGAGATGGATGGGTTTGAAGCGACTGCCCACATCCGCGCTAGCGAGCTTGAGACCGGGAGACACACCCCGATTATTGCCGTCACGGCCCATGACCTGCCAGGGGATCGAGAACGTTGCCTTAATGCTGGCATGGATGCCTATATTCCGAAGCCGGTGAACATTGATCTGCTCAAAACGACCCTCAACACCTGGGTGCCCAAACCGACGACGAGCGAAAGTGACCCGATCATTGCTCCGGTGCGACGCCTCCGTCTTCCGACCACATCCACAGAGGTTGCCCCGCAACTGACTCCCCAGGCGCGCAAGATCTTGTTGGCTGAAGATAATGTCGTCAATCAAAAGTTGGCACAACGCCTCCTGACCAAACTTGGCTATGAGGTGGACATTGTTGGGACTGGACGCGGGGTGTTAGAAGCCCTGGCGCGAGAGTCATACCCGCTCGTGTTGATGGATTGTCAGATGCCGGAGATGGATGGATTTGAGGCGACGCAGCAGATCCGCATTAGTAATACGCAAACTAACACCCACACTATTATCGTTGCCCTGACCGCCCATGCGATCAAAGGTGATCGAGAACGGTGTCTTGAAGCAGGCATGGATGATTACTTAACCAAGCCCATTGACCGTGACGCGCTTCAGGGTGTGTTGGAGAAGTGGATTGGTAAACCAGTGAAGGCGAGCCCGGTGGAAGAGGGGGGCGCTACGCCAGAAATTGCTGGAGCCGCACCGGAAACGACAGAAGTCGCCCCCACGATGGCCCAACAACCTGTTACTCCCGCTGTTACTCCCGTGAAGGTGGGAGAGGCTCCGCTGGACGTTACCACTGCCCTACAAATGGTAGAAGGGGATCACGAGCTGCTTGCAGAAATGGCTGAGCTGTTCTTACAGGATTACCCAGAGCATCTTGCGCAAATCTATCAGGCCCTGGTCCACCGCGATAAGCAATCGCTGTCAAGTGCAGCCCACACCCTTAAGGGAGCAGCCGGAAACTTTGCTGCCGGCCCAACCTGCGCTGCCGCGGCAACTCTCGAAAAGATGGGACGAGCTGGAGACTTCAGCCAGGTTTCTCTCGTCATCGATGAATTAGAGGCAGCTCTGTCCCAGCTTGCCCCTGCGCTCGAGAGAATCAAGAGAGGAGATCTGGCTCCGGCCGCTGCCCCATCGGCTCCGCAAGATGACACTGGAGACGCGGCTGCTGCCCTGCGAACAGGCGAGGCGGCGTAA
- the cheB gene encoding chemotaxis-specific protein-glutamate methyltransferase CheB, with amino-acid sequence MTRVLVVEDSSTQRVFLTEILRTDPAIEVVGAVTSGREALAFLAQQKPDVVTMDLRMPDMNGLEVTRRIMETYPVPVVIVSAYWDVESADLAFRAMEAGAVAGVSKPTALDVEGGVELAQQFLQTVKLMAEVKVIRRWPRVRHPRHLTLPSTVPPSSRMSSRLPASPTLEVPAPARRDIAVVVIGASTGGPPVLRTILAGLPKNLPVPILIVQHIAKGFLLALIQWLQNETGLPISRAAQGEKPLPGHVYFAPDEHHMGIALNKRIALVADPPEYGLRPAVSYLFRSAAAVYGGDVVAALLTGMGKDGAEDLRLLREKGAITIAQNKETSVVHGMPGAAIALDAASYVLAPEGISPLLTSLVQPEVSTGDNIVGTVHTAHKETRC; translated from the coding sequence GTGACTCGTGTGTTAGTCGTCGAAGACTCATCTACGCAGCGTGTATTTCTCACGGAAATACTGCGTACTGATCCGGCCATTGAGGTCGTGGGAGCAGTCACGAGTGGTCGCGAAGCCTTGGCGTTTCTTGCCCAGCAAAAGCCTGACGTGGTGACCATGGATCTGCGTATGCCTGACATGAACGGGCTCGAAGTAACACGACGAATCATGGAAACGTACCCCGTGCCGGTGGTCATTGTCAGCGCCTACTGGGACGTGGAAAGTGCAGATCTTGCGTTCCGCGCCATGGAGGCGGGGGCGGTAGCTGGCGTCAGTAAGCCAACTGCACTTGATGTGGAGGGAGGTGTAGAGCTTGCACAACAGTTCTTACAAACTGTGAAATTGATGGCCGAAGTCAAAGTCATCCGACGTTGGCCACGTGTTCGGCATCCACGGCACCTCACGCTCCCTTCCACTGTTCCTCCGTCGTCCAGAATGTCGTCACGGTTGCCGGCGTCGCCAACTTTGGAGGTGCCAGCTCCGGCACGGAGAGACATTGCTGTCGTAGTCATTGGGGCGTCGACGGGTGGCCCGCCGGTCTTGCGAACGATTTTGGCAGGATTGCCGAAGAACTTGCCAGTTCCGATCTTGATCGTTCAGCATATTGCCAAAGGGTTCTTGTTGGCACTGATTCAATGGCTACAGAATGAAACCGGACTGCCGATCTCGCGAGCTGCACAAGGCGAGAAGCCGTTACCCGGCCATGTGTACTTTGCTCCAGATGAGCACCACATGGGGATCGCCTTGAACAAGCGTATCGCGTTGGTTGCTGATCCCCCTGAATACGGGTTACGCCCGGCGGTGTCCTATTTGTTTCGTTCGGCTGCCGCGGTGTACGGAGGGGACGTGGTTGCAGCGCTGCTGACAGGCATGGGCAAAGATGGTGCCGAAGACCTGCGCCTCTTGCGTGAGAAAGGTGCCATTACCATCGCCCAAAACAAGGAAACGTCGGTCGTTCATGGCATGCCGGGGGCAGCCATTGCACTCGATGCAGCCTCCTATGTTCTTGCTCCTGAAGGGATCTCTCCATTACTGACTTCTCTCGTTCAACCGGAAGTGTCAACCGGTGACAATATAGTCGGCACTGTTCACACTGCACACAAGGAAACTCGTTGCTGA
- a CDS encoding molybdopterin oxidoreductase, whose translation MTEHANRQRLHGYCGLCIARCGTVATVEDGRFIRLDPDPSHPTGHAICAKGRAAPELVYHPERLTHPLRRTRPKGDTDPGWERISWDTALDLTASAMRRIADQHGPEAVAFSIASPSTTTIADSAGFIRRLMNAFGTPNGVTSLDVCGWGRGFATRYAYGVASVATGSAGGAMADIGNSGCLIFWGYNPSFTRLPHATAAVEAQKRGMKFIVIDPRHAGLASKAGVWLRVRPGTDGALALGLANLMIQQGWYDAHFIRTWTNGPLLVRNDNGRLLTANSIRPDGHTRHYVAWDATNAGPVTYDPTTGGYDDNTTTLALDGEYRIETIQGEIVCRPVFALYAALCRKYSPDIVEQTCWIPRKQLEETAQLLWHSRPVSYYAWSGHEQQANATQTARAMSLLYALTGCFDAPGGNVLLPAIPSTAITGEDLPAAQTMAPALGVEKRPLGPARWNNIVAADLYRAILHGNPYPVLGLIGFGSNMLLSHVDGDSGRTALAALAFYAHADLFMTPTAALADVVLPVASAFEREALKIGFEISTEAQSLIQFRQPVVSPPGEARADTDIIFDLATRLGLAAHFWNGNIEAAYRHQLAPSGVTLEALRAQPKGIRVPLQVRHCKHAELDAHGNPRGFATPSRKIEIYSETFLEHGYAPLPDFTEPSISPASQPALTGRFPLVLTCAKPSLFCQSQYRSLPSLRKRAADPAVALHPEAAKVRGITQGDWVTIETPEGSVRARASLDTDLDPRVVVGEHGWWQGCTALGTPGYDPFTKEGANYNLLIGDDTRDPISGTASIRAYLCEVRLLAQETMR comes from the coding sequence ATGACTGAGCACGCGAACAGGCAGCGTCTCCACGGTTATTGTGGCCTTTGCATTGCGCGTTGTGGAACCGTGGCCACGGTGGAAGATGGTCGTTTCATCCGCCTTGATCCTGACCCATCGCACCCGACCGGCCATGCAATCTGCGCCAAGGGGCGTGCAGCACCAGAACTCGTCTATCATCCAGAACGGCTGACACATCCGCTACGCCGCACCCGCCCAAAGGGTGACACTGATCCAGGTTGGGAACGGATTAGTTGGGACACCGCTCTCGATCTCACCGCCAGTGCCATGCGCCGAATTGCAGACCAGCATGGGCCGGAGGCGGTTGCCTTTAGTATCGCCTCCCCTTCCACAACGACAATTGCCGATTCCGCCGGTTTTATCCGACGGCTGATGAATGCGTTCGGTACCCCTAATGGCGTTACCAGTCTGGATGTGTGCGGGTGGGGTCGCGGCTTTGCTACACGCTATGCCTATGGCGTCGCAAGCGTGGCCACCGGTAGTGCAGGTGGCGCTATGGCAGACATCGGTAATAGCGGTTGCTTAATCTTCTGGGGGTATAATCCCAGCTTTACCCGCCTGCCGCACGCAACCGCAGCGGTAGAAGCGCAGAAGCGCGGCATGAAGTTCATCGTTATCGATCCCCGCCACGCTGGCCTTGCCAGCAAAGCCGGTGTGTGGTTGCGCGTGCGGCCCGGCACCGATGGCGCTCTCGCGCTCGGTCTCGCAAATCTCATGATTCAACAGGGCTGGTACGATGCCCACTTCATACGCACCTGGACCAATGGCCCATTGCTCGTGCGCAACGACAACGGACGACTGTTGACCGCAAACTCCATACGGCCAGATGGACATACACGCCACTATGTTGCCTGGGACGCGACGAATGCAGGACCAGTAACCTACGATCCGACAACCGGCGGCTATGATGACAACACGACAACACTCGCACTCGATGGTGAGTATCGTATCGAGACGATACAGGGTGAAATTGTGTGCCGACCCGTATTTGCCCTCTACGCTGCGCTCTGTCGCAAATACTCACCGGACATCGTAGAACAGACCTGTTGGATTCCCCGCAAACAGTTAGAGGAAACCGCGCAGTTGCTGTGGCACTCACGACCAGTTTCATACTACGCGTGGAGCGGCCATGAACAACAGGCGAACGCTACCCAAACAGCGCGTGCGATGTCCTTGTTGTATGCTTTGACTGGTTGCTTTGATGCGCCTGGAGGAAATGTCTTACTTCCCGCGATCCCCTCCACAGCGATCACCGGTGAAGATTTGCCCGCCGCACAGACAATGGCTCCAGCCTTGGGAGTCGAAAAACGCCCACTCGGACCGGCACGGTGGAACAACATCGTCGCAGCCGATTTGTATCGCGCGATTTTGCACGGCAACCCCTATCCAGTGCTCGGGTTAATCGGTTTTGGTTCCAATATGTTGTTGTCACACGTAGATGGCGATTCTGGGCGTACAGCGCTGGCGGCACTTGCGTTTTACGCGCATGCAGATTTGTTCATGACCCCAACTGCGGCGCTCGCTGACGTCGTGCTGCCGGTCGCATCGGCTTTTGAACGCGAGGCGTTAAAGATTGGTTTCGAGATTAGCACCGAGGCGCAGTCATTGATTCAGTTTCGCCAGCCGGTTGTATCGCCGCCAGGAGAGGCACGCGCCGATACGGATATTATTTTCGACCTTGCCACCCGTCTTGGTCTTGCTGCGCATTTTTGGAACGGAAATATCGAGGCCGCCTATCGTCACCAACTCGCACCTTCGGGTGTCACATTAGAAGCGTTGCGCGCACAGCCGAAGGGGATACGGGTTCCATTGCAGGTCCGTCACTGCAAACATGCTGAGCTCGATGCGCATGGCAACCCGCGAGGTTTCGCTACGCCATCACGCAAGATCGAAATCTATTCTGAAACATTCCTGGAACACGGCTACGCCCCGTTACCAGATTTCACTGAACCGTCGATCAGCCCAGCCTCACAACCTGCCCTCACTGGCCGTTTTCCTTTGGTGCTGACCTGCGCCAAGCCTTCACTGTTCTGTCAAAGCCAGTATCGCTCCCTCCCCAGCTTACGTAAACGCGCTGCTGATCCAGCGGTAGCCCTGCACCCAGAAGCGGCGAAGGTACGCGGGATAACTCAAGGTGACTGGGTCACGATCGAAACACCAGAAGGCAGCGTCCGTGCGCGTGCCTCCCTCGATACGGACCTCGATCCGCGTGTCGTAGTTGGTGAACACGGCTGGTGGCAGGGCTGTACGGCACTGGGGACACCAGGGTACGATCCGTTCACCAAAGAGGGGGCAAATTACAATTTGCTCATTGGTGACGACACCCGTGACCCCATCAGCGGCACGGCATCGATTCGTGCGTATTTGTGTGAGGTCCGTCTCCTTGCACAAGAAACAATGAGGTAA
- a CDS encoding response regulator gives MPNQVEILVVEDSHTQATQLQQMLQRHNCQVTWVATGKEALAVLQRHRPTVVLSDVIMPEMDGYQLTRTIKEDPQLKNLPVILMTTLSDSREVIKALESKADGFITKPCQERFLLSRIHYVLANQQLRKTAAADGSVHVRFGEKQHTFRSDPTQMVDLLLSTFDNAIQKNTELERAYRAQTRTQLALRRLNEELEERVDARTRQLSIAESNHRTLLDSNADAMLVVDEDNHVCYVNPAAETLFQHPASEIIGTAPAFAIVAGETKEVAVPQGAAEPIIAEMRVTGIVWQSRPARLATLHDVTARKKVEEILQAAKEAAEAADQAKSDFLANMSHEIRTPMNGIIGMTELLLETPLNDEQKDFAQTVKGCSQSLLGIINEILDFSKIEAGKLDIEVLDFDLRTTLETVTDLFAKTAADKNIELALLTLHDVPSVLRGDPDRLRQILINLTGNAVKFTEKG, from the coding sequence ATGCCCAACCAAGTTGAGATTCTTGTTGTCGAAGATAGTCACACGCAGGCAACACAACTGCAGCAAATGCTGCAACGGCACAACTGTCAGGTCACCTGGGTGGCGACGGGTAAGGAAGCCCTTGCCGTGCTGCAGCGACACCGCCCGACGGTCGTTCTGAGCGATGTGATTATGCCGGAGATGGACGGCTATCAGTTGACACGCACCATCAAAGAAGATCCCCAGCTCAAGAATCTCCCGGTCATCCTGATGACCACGCTGTCGGACTCACGCGAGGTGATCAAAGCCCTTGAGAGTAAGGCAGATGGTTTCATTACCAAGCCGTGTCAGGAGCGATTTCTCTTGTCGCGAATTCACTATGTGCTGGCAAACCAACAGTTGCGAAAAACCGCTGCGGCAGACGGCAGCGTGCATGTCAGATTTGGCGAGAAACAGCACACCTTCCGTTCCGATCCGACGCAAATGGTGGACCTGTTGCTGTCCACATTCGACAACGCGATCCAGAAGAACACCGAGCTGGAACGCGCCTATCGCGCGCAGACGCGAACGCAGCTTGCTCTTCGCAGGTTGAATGAAGAACTAGAAGAGCGGGTTGACGCACGGACACGTCAGTTGAGCATTGCGGAAAGTAATCACCGAACCTTGCTCGACAGCAACGCTGATGCGATGCTGGTAGTCGATGAGGACAACCATGTCTGTTATGTGAACCCTGCCGCCGAGACTCTCTTTCAACATCCTGCGAGTGAGATTATCGGGACTGCACCTGCGTTTGCTATCGTTGCCGGCGAGACCAAAGAAGTTGCCGTACCCCAGGGAGCCGCTGAGCCAATTATCGCTGAAATGCGTGTGACGGGGATCGTGTGGCAAAGTCGCCCGGCGAGACTCGCGACGCTTCACGATGTCACCGCGCGTAAGAAGGTCGAGGAGATCTTACAAGCTGCCAAAGAAGCGGCGGAGGCCGCAGACCAAGCAAAGTCTGATTTCCTGGCCAACATGAGCCATGAAATTCGCACGCCGATGAACGGCATCATCGGTATGACGGAACTGTTGCTTGAAACGCCATTAAATGATGAGCAAAAAGACTTTGCGCAGACAGTAAAAGGGTGCTCGCAGTCGCTGCTGGGCATCATTAACGAGATCCTCGACTTCTCGAAAATCGAAGCGGGTAAGCTCGACATTGAAGTCCTGGATTTTGATCTGCGCACGACGCTCGAAACCGTCACCGACCTTTTTGCCAAGACCGCGGCTGACAAAAACATCGAGTTAGCGCTCCTCACATTGCATGATGTTCCGTCTGTGCTACGAGGAGACCCAGATCGACTGCGCCAGATTCTGATTAACCTTACCGGGAATGCCGTCAAGTTCACCGAAAAAGGTTAA